In a single window of the Thermofilum uzonense genome:
- a CDS encoding DUF554 domain-containing protein, whose amino-acid sequence MFGTFVNALAVVLGALTGITFKKKVPERIVNSLPEVIGLFTLYLGISMALKSQRTLALLFSLILGEATGTFLRLQNRLEMLGGRFTSGDSKFIDGLMTAFLTFCVGPMTIIGSIRDGMGDPSIILAKSIMDGVVSVALAASLGVGVLFSAVPLLLMQGSLALLGSIAGQALPEIVVNEITATGGVLMIGIGVNLIGLKRIRVGDGLPALLYASVLPLIIPF is encoded by the coding sequence GTGTTTGGAACTTTCGTCAATGCCCTAGCAGTAGTTTTGGGCGCGTTGACGGGAATAACTTTCAAGAAAAAAGTCCCGGAGAGAATCGTGAACTCTCTACCCGAAGTCATAGGTCTTTTCACCTTATATCTTGGTATAAGCATGGCATTAAAGAGCCAGAGAACTCTTGCCCTTCTCTTCTCCTTAATCCTCGGGGAAGCAACTGGAACTTTCCTGAGGTTGCAGAATAGGCTCGAGATGTTAGGTGGGAGGTTCACTAGTGGCGACAGTAAGTTTATTGATGGTTTGATGACAGCATTCCTAACTTTCTGCGTGGGCCCAATGACTATAATAGGTTCTATACGCGATGGGATGGGGGACCCCTCTATTATACTTGCTAAGTCAATAATGGATGGAGTCGTTAGCGTAGCTCTAGCTGCATCACTGGGCGTTGGGGTATTATTCAGCGCAGTGCCGCTATTACTTATGCAGGGTTCCCTCGCACTACTCGGAAGCATCGCCGGCCAGGCATTACCTGAGATAGTGGTAAACGAGATTACGGCTACTGGTGGGGTGCTAATGATAGGAATAGGTGTGAATCTTATAGGTCTCAAGAGAATAAGGGTGGGTGACGGCCTCCCAGCACTGCTTTACGCGTCTGTCTTGCCACTCATAATACCCTTTTAA
- a CDS encoding pyridoxal-phosphate dependent enzyme, with protein MEDDSSSKYLVSKLLGLHTPFYRLRTLNKLFSLDSSLIYVKYEGINPTGTHKDRAARAHVARAIQLGRDTITVGTCGNYGAAISYFARLAGVRAVIFVPRSYENSRVDEIKRNGARVVFVDGTYEEAVMLSSRAAKANEWYDANPGNSTDQVSFEAYSSIAWEIIRDLGDAPFAVGVPVGNGTTLVGIYEGFRRAYREGLATRVPRLIAGTTSLGNQIAVSWSKGSTTPIPLSPSYVRETPINEPLVSYVSFNAEEALRAIYDTNGRVYAFSDEEMLEMSLMLKAVERIPVLPASVASLLALKSFIKEEEVDGSLVAVITGRWRKIKQ; from the coding sequence GTGGAGGACGACTCATCGAGTAAATATCTTGTTTCCAAGCTTCTAGGCTTACATACACCCTTCTACCGCCTCCGCACCCTAAACAAGCTATTTAGCTTGGATAGTTCCCTTATCTACGTAAAATATGAGGGAATCAATCCAACTGGAACCCATAAAGATAGAGCGGCTCGAGCACACGTTGCACGTGCAATACAGCTAGGAAGGGACACTATAACCGTCGGTACCTGCGGGAATTATGGCGCTGCGATATCCTACTTTGCTCGTCTCGCAGGGGTCCGTGCGGTTATATTTGTACCCAGATCCTATGAGAATAGCAGGGTTGACGAAATAAAGAGGAATGGGGCTCGTGTCGTTTTTGTTGATGGAACTTACGAGGAAGCTGTAATGCTTAGCTCTCGCGCTGCGAAGGCCAATGAATGGTATGATGCTAATCCTGGTAATTCCACCGATCAGGTGAGTTTTGAGGCCTATAGTTCCATAGCTTGGGAGATTATAAGAGACTTGGGTGATGCTCCTTTTGCCGTGGGAGTTCCTGTAGGCAACGGTACTACACTTGTAGGCATATATGAAGGTTTTAGGAGAGCTTACCGAGAAGGTTTAGCTACACGTGTACCTAGGCTCATCGCCGGAACAACGTCGCTAGGGAACCAGATCGCTGTTTCGTGGAGCAAGGGGTCTACAACGCCCATTCCGCTCTCCCCCTCCTACGTGAGAGAGACCCCTATAAACGAGCCCTTGGTCTCCTATGTCTCATTCAACGCAGAGGAGGCTCTCCGAGCAATATATGATACAAATGGAAGAGTTTACGCTTTCAGTGATGAGGAAATGCTTGAGATGTCTCTCATGCTTAAGGCTGTGGAGAGGATTCCTGTGTTACCGGCCTCTGTTGCCTCTCTCCTAGCCCTAAAAAGCTTTATCAAAGAGGAAGAGGTGGACGGTTCCCTAGTTGCGGTGATCACGGGGAGATGGCGGAAGATAAAGCAATAA
- a CDS encoding MBL fold metallo-hydrolase, protein MSKSDIVSVKILVLVDDYAGFTNLLAEHGLSIMASIEYRDGTMYKILFDTGQSGEVLLKNMQKLSLNPSEFDAIVLSHRHYDHTGGLVRLLESTGSKPVIAHPDIEKPNYADRGGFKKFNLGFTRQDIEALRMRGELVLSRKPLELAPNVWFLGEIPRVYDNSYAVKGFLTLEGGEIVPDQMLDDTGVAIKLGNKAVVLAGCSHSGISNIAAQAKRLTGVEELSIIGGLHTASATDSEVERIASELKALGVSELHAGHCTGFNGIRVFHRIYGEKLRIIHSGYRAIFV, encoded by the coding sequence GTGTCTAAAAGTGATATAGTTAGCGTAAAGATACTAGTTCTTGTAGACGACTATGCAGGCTTTACCAACTTACTCGCAGAGCATGGGCTAAGCATCATGGCTAGTATCGAATATCGAGACGGGACTATGTATAAGATACTATTTGACACTGGGCAGTCCGGGGAGGTCCTTTTAAAGAACATGCAGAAACTTTCTCTAAATCCCAGTGAATTCGATGCTATCGTTCTATCACATAGACACTATGATCATACGGGAGGCTTGGTAAGGCTGCTGGAGTCAACTGGATCAAAACCGGTTATAGCTCACCCAGATATTGAAAAACCCAACTACGCTGATAGAGGAGGCTTCAAGAAGTTCAACCTGGGCTTCACGAGACAAGACATTGAGGCACTCAGGATGAGAGGTGAGCTCGTACTTTCACGAAAACCTCTCGAACTCGCACCCAACGTATGGTTTCTAGGGGAGATACCGCGAGTGTACGATAATAGTTATGCGGTCAAGGGCTTTCTTACTCTGGAAGGGGGAGAAATTGTTCCCGATCAGATGCTAGACGATACGGGAGTAGCGATAAAGCTAGGTAATAAAGCGGTTGTTTTGGCCGGCTGCAGTCACTCCGGCATTTCCAACATCGCGGCGCAGGCTAAAAGGTTGACGGGTGTCGAAGAATTGAGTATTATAGGTGGATTGCATACCGCCAGCGCGACTGACAGCGAGGTCGAAAGAATAGCCTCGGAGCTAAAAGCCCTTGGCGTGAGCGAGTTACATGCTGGGCATTGCACCGGGTTTAACGGTATCCGTGTATTTCATCGCATCTACGGTGAAAAATTAAGGATTATTCATAGCGGTTATAGAGCGATATTTGTCTAG
- a CDS encoding DUF1611 domain-containing protein: MAEDKAIILSEGLYASTDGKTAHGLVRKSLRFKIVGVIDSTLAGRDAGEVLDGKPRGIKIYASLEDALGEHPDAKYLIIGVATPGGKLPTLYREIIKKAIQRRLSIVNGLHEFLSDDQEISLLAKIYGVELIDVRKIFYNTRIFYTGKIREVKALKIVVIGTDSAIGKRTVAHLIADELNRRGVKAVFIGTGQTAWMQGARYVFVLDSLINDFIPGVLEDVVWRAYIEENPKAIVVPGQGALLHPVFPGSYEILNLLKPEVIILQHAPGRKTLDGYPEYPMPPLEKYFKLVELITDRKIFALTINTENLSIDEARRIASELEEKYKIPVLIPLVDGVGRIVDLIMKHYPQLGET, translated from the coding sequence ATGGCGGAAGATAAAGCAATAATTCTGTCGGAAGGACTCTACGCGTCTACAGACGGCAAAACTGCTCACGGTCTTGTAAGGAAAAGCCTTAGATTTAAGATTGTGGGAGTTATTGATAGTACTTTAGCTGGAAGGGATGCCGGAGAGGTTCTTGACGGAAAACCCCGTGGAATCAAGATATATGCAAGTCTAGAGGATGCGTTAGGCGAACACCCCGATGCAAAATACCTCATTATAGGTGTTGCAACTCCCGGAGGTAAACTTCCAACGTTGTATCGTGAGATCATTAAAAAAGCTATTCAGAGGCGTCTAAGCATAGTCAACGGTCTTCACGAGTTTCTCAGCGACGACCAAGAAATAAGTTTGCTGGCGAAGATATATGGTGTGGAACTCATTGATGTAAGGAAGATCTTCTACAACACAAGAATTTTCTACACAGGTAAAATAAGGGAGGTCAAAGCACTGAAAATAGTCGTCATCGGCACCGACTCAGCGATAGGCAAGCGAACCGTTGCACACCTAATTGCAGACGAGTTAAACAGAAGGGGGGTCAAGGCTGTCTTCATTGGAACAGGACAGACAGCCTGGATGCAGGGTGCTCGCTACGTGTTTGTTCTAGACTCATTGATCAACGACTTCATTCCGGGGGTACTCGAGGACGTTGTATGGCGTGCATACATCGAGGAGAATCCCAAAGCAATCGTTGTGCCTGGACAAGGAGCCCTCCTTCATCCCGTCTTTCCCGGTAGCTATGAGATACTAAACCTTCTAAAACCGGAGGTCATAATCCTGCAGCACGCACCTGGTCGAAAGACCCTGGACGGCTATCCCGAGTATCCTATGCCTCCACTTGAAAAATACTTTAAGCTTGTGGAGCTCATCACTGATAGGAAGATATTCGCTTTAACCATTAACACGGAAAACCTCTCGATCGATGAGGCACGCAGAATAGCCTCCGAGCTAGAGGAGAAGTATAAGATCCCTGTTTTGATACCCTTGGTTGACGGGGTGGGAAGAATCGTTGACCTTATAATGAAACATTATCCTCAGTTGGGTGAAACGTGA